One Geotrypetes seraphini chromosome 15, aGeoSer1.1, whole genome shotgun sequence genomic window carries:
- the LOC117348782 gene encoding centromere protein X-like: protein MTEMLKVFVQEAAARAARQAQSEDVPTVDLEHLEKVLPQLLLDF from the coding sequence ATGACAGAAATGCTAAAGGTGTTTGTCCAAGAGGCAGCTGCTCGGGCTGCACGACAAGCCCAGTCTGAGGACGTGCCCACTGTGGACCTAGAACACTTGGAGAAAGTCTTACCACAACTGTTACTTGATTTTTAG